The following are from one region of the Rhodopirellula sp. P2 genome:
- a CDS encoding secondary thiamine-phosphate synthase enzyme YjbQ, with amino-acid sequence MSYWIQRELTLPAARRGFHLVTRRILEAVPELAEVEVGLLHVFIQHTSASLTINENADPDVRVDFETAMNHAVPESLPYVHTLEGPDDMPAHVKASMMGSSVSVPIHNGRLNVGTWQGIYLCEHRDRASSRHLVLTLQGKRADT; translated from the coding sequence ATGTCGTACTGGATCCAACGGGAATTGACATTGCCGGCCGCGCGACGCGGATTTCATTTGGTCACACGGCGGATTTTGGAGGCGGTTCCGGAGCTCGCGGAAGTTGAGGTGGGGCTGCTGCACGTGTTCATCCAGCACACCAGCGCTTCTCTGACGATCAATGAGAACGCGGATCCGGACGTTCGAGTCGACTTTGAAACCGCGATGAACCATGCGGTGCCTGAATCGCTGCCTTACGTCCACACCTTGGAAGGGCCCGATGACATGCCGGCGCACGTGAAAGCGTCGATGATGGGCAGCAGTGTCAGCGTCCCGATCCACAACGGGCGGCTGAACGTTGGAACTTGGCAGGGCATCTATCTGTGCGAACACCGCGACCGGGCTTCCTCGCGTCATTTAGTTCTGACATTGCAAGGCAAGCGGGCGGACACCTGA
- a CDS encoding DUF2237 family protein, protein MPSPNTSGAKNVLGTELETCNTDPMTGFYRDGCCNTGGQDVGLHVVCAEMTADFLEFSRSRGNDLSTPMPVYQFPGLQPGDRWCLCAARWKEAFDAGMAPKVHLEATHISALEFASLEELQRFATESH, encoded by the coding sequence ATGCCCTCACCCAACACTTCCGGCGCGAAAAATGTCCTGGGGACCGAATTGGAAACCTGCAACACGGATCCGATGACCGGATTCTATCGAGACGGTTGCTGCAACACGGGCGGCCAAGACGTCGGTTTGCACGTGGTTTGCGCGGAGATGACCGCTGACTTCCTCGAATTCAGTCGCTCGCGGGGGAACGATCTCAGCACACCGATGCCGGTCTATCAATTTCCCGGCCTCCAACCGGGCGATCGCTGGTGCCTGTGCGCCGCTCGCTGGAAAGAAGCCTTCGACGCGGGCATGGCCCCCAAGGTCCATCTGGAAGCGACACACATTTCCGCCCTGGAATTCGCTTCCCTGGAAGAATTGCAGAGATTCGCGACGGAATCGCACTGA
- a CDS encoding divalent metal cation transporter: protein MSESNPTSNTEANPLTGGEAVISDKVLADRAMLQKAQAEGKTLGTYIKLSGPGWLQSAITLGGGSLAGSLFLGVMGGTSMLWLQLVAIILGVVMLSAISYVTLSTGRRPFEAINNEINPALGWGWIIATVLANMIFCMPQFSLCYDALDKNLLTLGGGEGLGDSRSARWIVTMVLFFAAGFIVLLNTKQGRAAKVFDIFLKTLIGMVVICFFGVAILLLAKGQLDFASIFAGLVPDLTQFVRPAGDLRETVANLSPEGSSFWTHRLMGTQRSVMISAIATAVGINMTFLLPYSMLARGWDKTFRGLARFDLSTGMAIPFVLVTSCVVIASASSFHNKIDEQLASTDLQVMQQSPLYEKVKGDLIARVDAGLGAEAAATAEVAKLQMVAELPEEEKRLAAALVKRNAFELSQTLAPLLGDESAKLIFGLGVFGMGFSTIIILMLINGYAIREMFGRPNSQTIFIIGVLIAGASGASWVELWTDPDKKFWLAILASTFAVMLLPIAYFTFFLMMNSREILGDDRPTGGHRLAWNVFMGLAVIGATAAAGVAVYEKYMAQDPLSFRIVATIWVAYAIAVVLGFVLKKKSPQTA, encoded by the coding sequence ATGTCTGAATCGAACCCCACCTCCAACACCGAAGCCAACCCTCTGACCGGTGGCGAAGCTGTGATCAGCGACAAAGTCCTCGCCGATCGGGCGATGCTGCAAAAAGCCCAAGCCGAAGGCAAAACGCTGGGCACCTACATCAAACTCTCGGGACCGGGATGGCTGCAATCTGCCATCACGCTCGGGGGCGGATCGCTCGCAGGATCGTTGTTCCTGGGAGTGATGGGGGGAACCAGCATGTTGTGGCTGCAACTCGTCGCAATCATCTTGGGCGTGGTGATGCTGTCCGCGATCAGTTACGTGACGCTTTCGACCGGTCGGCGACCGTTTGAAGCGATCAACAACGAGATCAACCCGGCGCTGGGTTGGGGATGGATCATCGCAACCGTGCTTGCCAACATGATCTTTTGCATGCCGCAGTTCAGTCTTTGCTACGACGCTCTGGACAAAAACCTGTTGACGCTCGGTGGCGGCGAGGGACTGGGCGATTCTCGTTCGGCCCGCTGGATTGTGACCATGGTGCTGTTTTTTGCCGCGGGCTTCATCGTCCTGCTGAACACCAAGCAGGGGCGGGCGGCCAAGGTCTTCGACATCTTTCTGAAGACGTTGATCGGGATGGTCGTGATCTGCTTCTTCGGCGTCGCGATTTTGCTGCTGGCCAAAGGACAACTCGACTTTGCCAGCATTTTCGCCGGCTTGGTCCCTGACCTGACTCAGTTTGTTCGCCCGGCAGGTGACCTTCGTGAAACGGTCGCGAACCTTTCACCGGAAGGCAGTTCCTTTTGGACGCATCGTTTGATGGGAACTCAGCGAAGCGTGATGATCTCCGCCATCGCGACCGCCGTTGGGATCAACATGACCTTCCTGTTGCCGTACTCCATGTTGGCTCGTGGTTGGGACAAGACCTTCCGTGGATTGGCTCGTTTTGACCTTTCAACCGGCATGGCGATTCCCTTTGTCTTGGTCACCAGCTGCGTCGTGATCGCGTCGGCATCGTCGTTTCACAACAAAATCGATGAACAATTGGCATCCACTGACCTGCAAGTGATGCAGCAGTCTCCGCTGTACGAAAAAGTGAAGGGCGACTTGATCGCTCGCGTGGACGCGGGGTTGGGTGCGGAAGCGGCAGCGACCGCTGAAGTCGCCAAACTACAAATGGTCGCGGAACTTCCGGAAGAAGAAAAGCGACTCGCCGCAGCCTTGGTCAAACGCAACGCGTTTGAGCTTTCTCAGACACTCGCACCGCTGTTGGGGGACGAATCCGCCAAATTGATCTTCGGTCTGGGCGTGTTCGGAATGGGGTTCTCAACGATCATCATCCTGATGTTGATCAACGGTTACGCGATTCGCGAAATGTTTGGCCGTCCGAACAGTCAAACGATCTTCATCATCGGCGTGTTGATCGCAGGTGCGTCCGGGGCGAGTTGGGTGGAACTGTGGACGGACCCGGACAAGAAGTTCTGGTTGGCGATTCTGGCCAGCACGTTCGCGGTGATGTTGTTGCCGATCGCGTATTTCACGTTCTTCTTGATGATGAACAGCCGCGAAATATTGGGTGACGATCGACCCACTGGCGGTCACCGGTTGGCTTGGAACGTGTTCATGGGATTGGCTGTGATCGGAGCGACCGCAGCAGCTGGCGTTGCCGTGTACGAAAAGTACATGGCCCAGGATCCTTTGTCCTTCCGGATTGTCGCAACGATCTGGGTGGCGTACGCGATTGCGGTGGTGTTGGGATTTGTGTTGAAAAAGAAGTCTCCCCAAACCGCCTGA
- a CDS encoding U32 family peptidase — protein sequence MLESALSSNVSAPELLAPAGNWDCVHAAIENGADAVYFGLDRGFNARHRAANFGVNDLSSLMGQLHLRGVRGYVTLNTLVFPDELNDLVEVVDAIASAGVDAVLVQDFGVARIVRAICPELEIHASTQMSLTSSETIEAARSLDLSRVVVARELSIEEIKQIRSKTDMPIEAFIHGALCVAYSGQCLTSESLGGRSANRGQCAQACRLPYDLVCDGIDQELGDVRYLLSPQDLAGYAAIPDMVAAGVNSLKIEGRLKTPEYVANITGHYRRAIDQAISEGVVNLGEDARHEMELSFSRGFTPGWLEGNDHKRLVPGIRSAKQGIVLGEVRAIGRDSILVDIQTGIALGDGLAMESAVDPNSTKAFDSGFADNHQGGRIYSLRLDNESKPDPGRQENSQTDQQPAENPWDQARQRKQSESQAGTEKLSKVEANQTVWIGFGRGELDFSRIEMGATVFKNDDPQLNKRLAATFGGKPRRTRPIHLHVVAHVGRPVEVTATLGSGEHATTENIVGEDDLAVANKHPITEEVLADKLGRLGGTPFHLARLTSDLSGGPMVPLGVLNQLRRELVEKLEDQFHAAPRRSVRLSAGRALVTPIKNEVSVSDDQPTVPQAPPQLSVLCRTLDQVRGAIAASAERIYADFHDPREHKAAIALGAEHNASIWIASLRIQKPGEMGLLKQVLKQGPAGLLARNLAAVRLGVEAGLPTIADFSLNVANHRSAEWLIEQGVERVTASYDLNADQLDQLVSSMPAEWLELVLHQHMPMFHMEHCVFCSVLSPGTNKTNCGRPCDRHVVQLRDRVGKLHVLQADIACRNTLFNATPQSGAEIVGNMVACGVGSFRVELLSENAQEAESILRLYRQLLLGEIPGQEVWRSLSAENRVGVTRGTLEAKRNPLAIL from the coding sequence ATGCTCGAATCCGCTTTGTCATCCAACGTCTCCGCCCCTGAATTGCTGGCCCCTGCCGGCAATTGGGACTGTGTCCACGCCGCCATCGAAAATGGAGCCGACGCCGTCTACTTCGGTCTCGATCGCGGTTTCAACGCCCGACACCGGGCGGCCAACTTTGGTGTCAACGACCTTTCCTCGTTGATGGGCCAACTGCATCTCCGCGGTGTGCGTGGTTACGTGACGCTCAACACGCTGGTCTTTCCCGACGAATTGAATGATTTGGTCGAGGTCGTCGACGCAATCGCCAGTGCCGGGGTCGATGCGGTCCTCGTTCAAGACTTCGGTGTCGCCCGAATTGTCCGCGCCATTTGTCCTGAACTGGAGATTCACGCCTCCACACAAATGAGCCTGACCAGCTCGGAGACCATCGAAGCGGCCCGATCGCTGGATCTTTCTCGCGTCGTCGTCGCGCGGGAATTGTCGATCGAGGAAATCAAGCAGATCCGTTCGAAAACAGACATGCCAATCGAGGCCTTCATTCATGGGGCACTTTGTGTCGCCTACAGCGGCCAGTGCTTGACCAGCGAATCGCTCGGCGGACGCAGCGCCAACCGCGGCCAATGCGCACAAGCCTGCCGGTTGCCCTACGATTTGGTCTGCGACGGAATCGATCAAGAACTGGGCGACGTTCGCTACTTGCTCAGCCCGCAAGATTTGGCGGGTTACGCCGCGATCCCAGACATGGTCGCAGCGGGTGTCAACAGTTTGAAGATTGAAGGTCGGCTGAAGACCCCCGAATACGTCGCCAACATCACCGGCCACTACCGTCGCGCGATCGACCAAGCCATCTCCGAAGGCGTTGTGAACCTCGGCGAGGACGCTCGACACGAAATGGAGCTCTCGTTCTCTCGCGGCTTCACTCCCGGGTGGCTCGAAGGCAACGACCACAAACGCTTGGTCCCCGGCATCCGTTCGGCCAAACAAGGCATCGTGCTGGGCGAGGTCCGAGCCATTGGGCGTGATTCGATCTTGGTGGATATTCAAACAGGAATCGCCCTGGGCGATGGACTGGCAATGGAATCTGCCGTGGATCCCAACAGCACCAAAGCCTTCGATAGCGGTTTCGCCGACAATCACCAAGGCGGCCGCATCTATTCGCTGCGTTTGGACAACGAATCCAAACCCGATCCGGGCCGACAAGAGAACTCACAGACTGACCAGCAACCCGCAGAAAATCCGTGGGACCAAGCCCGCCAGCGGAAACAATCCGAATCGCAAGCAGGGACCGAGAAGCTCTCCAAGGTGGAAGCCAATCAAACTGTTTGGATTGGATTCGGACGAGGCGAACTCGACTTTTCGCGAATCGAGATGGGGGCGACGGTCTTCAAGAACGATGACCCGCAGCTGAACAAACGCTTGGCGGCCACGTTTGGTGGCAAGCCACGTCGCACACGTCCGATCCATCTGCACGTCGTGGCCCATGTGGGCCGCCCGGTTGAAGTCACCGCGACTCTCGGCAGCGGCGAACACGCCACGACCGAAAACATTGTCGGCGAAGACGACCTGGCCGTCGCGAACAAACATCCGATCACCGAAGAAGTCTTGGCAGACAAACTGGGCCGGCTGGGTGGAACCCCCTTTCACCTGGCACGTCTGACCAGCGACCTGAGCGGTGGCCCGATGGTGCCACTTGGCGTTCTCAACCAGCTCCGCCGGGAATTGGTCGAAAAGCTCGAAGATCAATTTCACGCGGCGCCTCGTCGTTCCGTTCGCTTGTCGGCCGGACGAGCACTGGTGACCCCCATCAAGAACGAAGTGTCGGTTTCAGACGACCAACCCACCGTTCCTCAGGCACCGCCGCAATTGTCGGTGCTCTGCCGAACGCTGGATCAAGTCCGAGGCGCGATCGCAGCCTCCGCCGAACGGATCTACGCTGACTTCCACGATCCCCGCGAGCACAAAGCTGCGATTGCTCTGGGGGCCGAACACAACGCGTCGATTTGGATCGCCTCGCTTCGGATCCAAAAGCCCGGCGAAATGGGACTTCTCAAGCAAGTCCTCAAACAGGGCCCGGCAGGACTGCTGGCACGAAACTTGGCCGCCGTTCGATTGGGCGTCGAAGCCGGCCTGCCAACCATCGCCGACTTCTCACTCAACGTTGCCAATCATCGTTCAGCAGAATGGCTGATCGAGCAAGGCGTCGAGCGCGTCACAGCATCTTACGATCTGAATGCCGACCAACTCGATCAACTGGTCAGTTCGATGCCCGCGGAATGGTTGGAATTGGTTCTGCATCAACACATGCCCATGTTCCACATGGAGCACTGTGTGTTCTGCAGCGTGCTGTCCCCCGGAACCAACAAAACCAACTGTGGGCGTCCCTGCGATCGACACGTGGTCCAACTGCGTGACCGGGTCGGCAAACTGCACGTTCTCCAAGCCGACATCGCCTGCCGCAACACGCTCTTCAACGCGACGCCTCAAAGCGGTGCCGAGATCGTTGGCAACATGGTCGCGTGTGGCGTCGGCTCGTTCCGTGTTGAACTGCTCAGCGAAAACGCACAGGAAGCCGAATCGATCCTGCGTCTGTACCGGCAATTGCTGCTCGGCGAGATTCCAGGACAAGAAGTTTGGCGATCACTGTCCGCCGAAAATCGCGTCGGTGTGACTCGTGGAACGCTCGAAGCGAAACGCAACCCCCTGGCTATCTTGTAG